A window from Borrelia sp. P9F1 encodes these proteins:
- a CDS encoding peptidoglycan bridge formation glycyltransferase FemA/FemB family protein, protein MSIEKIEIENLNENYLQSKLWSLVKRASGERSPWKAVAISSESFNKVLVMQRKIFGNFYLGYIAHPEFSNKKIEEINLDELSNQLKQFGEAVKKYLHKNTIFLRFDLMCYTTRNLKETYIPLKIKLKGLKKSFNDIQPSNTTIITLKDSLDIIQAKMKKKTRYNIRLSSRKNIKVIIDEEFKYFDEFYKLYQETARRDKFAIHSKSYIKNLIKEFREETNSKIKLIIALHNEKLISGIIVGLYKDRATYLYGASSGKDRHLMPNYAVQFTAIQMLKSHSVKEYDLLGIPPTADEKHPMFGLFQFKTGFGGEIIHRIGCYDLVYKNLLYKIYKILEMMRYMYYKIIKKRI, encoded by the coding sequence ATGAGTATTGAAAAAATTGAAATAGAGAATCTAAATGAGAACTATCTTCAAAGCAAGTTATGGTCACTTGTAAAAAGAGCCTCAGGGGAAAGGAGCCCATGGAAAGCGGTCGCAATAAGCAGTGAAAGTTTTAACAAAGTTCTTGTGATGCAAAGAAAGATATTTGGAAATTTTTATCTGGGATATATTGCTCACCCAGAATTCTCAAACAAAAAAATTGAAGAGATTAACCTAGACGAGCTTAGTAATCAACTTAAACAATTTGGCGAGGCTGTAAAGAAATATTTACATAAAAATACTATCTTTTTAAGATTTGACTTAATGTGCTATACCACAAGAAACTTGAAGGAAACTTATATCCCACTAAAGATCAAACTGAAAGGACTTAAAAAATCATTTAACGACATACAACCCTCAAATACAACAATAATAACCTTAAAAGATTCATTAGATATTATTCAGGCCAAAATGAAAAAGAAAACAAGATATAACATTAGGCTTAGTAGTAGAAAAAATATAAAAGTAATCATAGACGAAGAATTTAAATATTTTGACGAATTTTACAAACTTTACCAAGAGACGGCTCGAAGAGATAAATTTGCCATTCATTCAAAAAGTTATATAAAAAATCTAATAAAAGAATTTAGGGAAGAAACAAATTCAAAGATCAAACTAATAATCGCGCTACACAACGAAAAACTCATATCAGGCATAATTGTTGGGCTATACAAAGACAGAGCCACTTATCTATATGGTGCTTCAAGTGGAAAGGATAGACATTTAATGCCCAATTATGCAGTACAGTTTACCGCAATACAAATGCTTAAAAGTCATTCCGTGAAAGAATACGATCTGCTAGGCATTCCCCCTACTGCGGATGAAAAACACCCTATGTTTGGTTTATTCCAATTCAAAACCGGGTTTGGAGGAGAGATTATTCACAGAATTGGATGCTACGACCTTGTTTATAAAAACCTTTTATATAAAATTTACAAAATTCTTGAAATGATGAGATACATGTACTACAAAATCATAAAAAAAAGGATTTAA